In the genome of Cryptomeria japonica chromosome 8, Sugi_1.0, whole genome shotgun sequence, one region contains:
- the LOC131857406 gene encoding uncharacterized protein LOC131857406, translating to MGRWIKPEVYPLFAATGVAVSMCVFQLVRNLITNPDVKISKENRRVDVPENWEEGKRYAEHGVRKYVRERAPEIMPTINSFFNNTSK from the exons ATGGGGCGCTGGATAAAACCAGAG GTTTATCCACTGTTTGCAGCCACAGGCGTCGCTGTCAGTATGTGTGTATTTCAATTGGTTCGGAACTTGATAACAAATCCTGATGTCAA GATTTCAAAAGAGAATCGTCGCGTTGATGTTCCAGAGAATTGGGAAGAAGGGAAGAGATATGCAGAACATGGTGTGAGAAAGTATGTGCGCGAAAGGGCCCCTGAGATTATGCCTACTATCAACtcattcttcaataacacttctaAGTGA